A portion of the Moraxella ovis genome contains these proteins:
- the mfd gene encoding transcription-repair coupling factor produces MTDIQIHTPGFTPNLHTHFTTQADTSFALWLAALAKDSTDLTLVICQSQSELQRLADELHFFGISAHVFADYETLVYDNLSVHQDIISERIDLLTHMPTSGVLLVSVQTLMQKITPPSYLLGRFFDLNVGDTFDIEHERERLAKAGYKAVDNVYMAGEFAVRGSIVDIFAVGQALPFRLELFDNEIETIKFFNPDTQRTVTDEELDKLKKDGVFDDKTAPKSPKVASFRLLPAREFDLDDKETFRQNFASLFPNASARKVEFYNDVMNGIQPSGVEYYAPLFFDLHEWQTTGTLFHYLPKNTLVVCDDNLSAHHHDFWEQVNARYHSRAFDKDVPILPPDYLYLPSNEFFQALKTYPRAVFGNEENSLTLFCQFTAHTVPNLPINHQKDEPLGEFLDFVGACDEPILLVCESAGRREIILELLKGKLDSDTVADFGGFLADLDKFTQKIALTVAPIERGLWLKNKQNQGFCVISETQIFGRVVATTKRKRQNALSQAFLIKSVSEMTEGSLVVHLSYGIGRYQGLVVLDVGEGEQEFIHIKYADDANVYVPITNLALIGRYSGTDSEAVQLSKLGSGKWDKARQKTLTDIYDVAAELLNVQARRNAKQGISFDIDMASYELFASGFAYDETPDQQSAIEAVMFDMKQTKPMDRLICGDVGFGKTEVAMRSAFIAVQAGYQVAVLVPTTLLAGQHEDSFKDRFADWAIKVESLSRFVGKKAQDKVLADLADGKLDIVIGTHRLLQDDVKFKNLGLMIIDEEHRFGVRHKEKIKAMQADVDTLTMTATPIPRTLNMALSGMQDISIIATPPARRLAIKTFVAEKSEQTTKDAILREILRGGQVYYLHNDVASIDTAAENLSELIPEVRVGVAHGQMAEKELHDVMSDFYHRKTNVLVASTIIETGIDVPNANTIIINRADKFGLAQLHQLRGRVGRSHHQAYCYLFVPSIKGLTADAKKRLDAISRANTLGAGFMLASEDLEIRGAGEILGKEQSGNMQTIGFGLYMDMLERATKAIKSGNTPSLATPLDLVSDINIHASALIPSDYLADVHERLLCYKRIANAETVDELNEMRAEMIDRFGAMPTALANLFLVHKMRVQSIPLGISKIDVTAHGLSMEFKADTPVDGLAIIKLIQSNDGYRMNGATGLKYTFKDEKDVVGRTNAVFELLSYLSGNSSKDKS; encoded by the coding sequence ATGACAGACATTCAGATTCACACGCCTGGTTTTACACCCAACCTCCACACCCACTTTACCACCCAAGCGGACACAAGTTTTGCCCTGTGGCTTGCTGCCCTTGCCAAAGACAGCACGGATTTGACCTTGGTCATTTGCCAATCCCAAAGCGAGTTGCAACGCCTTGCCGATGAACTGCATTTTTTTGGCATATCCGCCCATGTGTTTGCTGATTATGAGACGCTTGTTTATGACAATCTGTCGGTACACCAAGACATTATTTCCGAGCGGATTGACCTTTTGACGCATATGCCGACAAGTGGCGTGCTACTGGTGAGCGTGCAGACACTCATGCAAAAAATTACACCGCCAAGCTATCTTTTGGGGCGGTTTTTTGATTTGAATGTGGGCGACACCTTTGACATAGAGCATGAGCGTGAACGCCTTGCCAAGGCGGGCTACAAGGCGGTGGATAACGTCTATATGGCGGGCGAATTTGCCGTGCGTGGGAGCATTGTGGATATTTTTGCGGTGGGGCAAGCCTTGCCGTTTCGTTTAGAATTATTTGACAATGAAATAGAAACGATTAAATTTTTTAATCCTGATACTCAGCGAACCGTAACCGATGAAGAGCTTGATAAGCTCAAAAAAGACGGCGTATTTGACGACAAAACCGCCCCAAAATCGCCCAAAGTGGCAAGTTTTCGCCTACTGCCTGCCCGTGAATTTGACTTAGACGACAAAGAGACGTTCCGCCAGAATTTTGCCAGCCTATTCCCCAATGCGTCCGCTCGCAAGGTGGAATTTTATAACGACGTTATGAATGGCATACAGCCGTCTGGGGTGGAGTATTACGCACCGCTATTTTTTGACTTGCACGAATGGCAGACGACAGGTACGCTGTTTCATTATTTGCCCAAAAATACGCTGGTTGTCTGTGATGACAATTTGTCCGCTCATCATCACGACTTTTGGGAGCAGGTAAACGCACGCTATCATTCTCGGGCGTTTGATAAGGACGTGCCAATCTTGCCCCCCGATTATTTGTATTTGCCAAGCAATGAATTTTTTCAAGCCTTAAAAACTTACCCAAGGGCAGTATTTGGTAATGAAGAAAATTCACTGACCTTATTTTGTCAATTTACCGCCCACACCGTCCCCAATTTACCAATCAATCATCAAAAAGACGAACCGTTGGGCGAGTTTTTGGACTTTGTGGGGGCGTGTGATGAGCCGATTTTATTGGTGTGTGAAAGTGCAGGTCGCCGTGAGATTATTTTAGAATTATTAAAAGGCAAACTTGACAGCGATACGGTGGCGGATTTTGGTGGGTTTTTGGCGGATTTGGATAAATTTACCCAAAAAATTGCCTTAACTGTTGCCCCGATAGAGCGTGGATTATGGCTAAAAAATAAGCAAAATCAAGGCTTTTGTGTCATTAGCGAAACCCAAATTTTTGGGCGAGTGGTCGCCACTACCAAACGCAAACGTCAAAATGCCTTATCCCAAGCCTTTTTGATAAAGTCGGTAAGCGAGATGACCGAGGGGTCGCTTGTCGTGCATTTGTCCTATGGCATTGGGCGGTATCAGGGGCTTGTCGTGCTTGACGTGGGTGAGGGTGAGCAGGAATTTATCCATATCAAATATGCCGATGATGCCAACGTCTATGTGCCGATTACCAATCTTGCTTTAATTGGGCGGTATAGCGGTACCGATAGCGAGGCGGTGCAATTGTCAAAACTTGGCTCAGGCAAGTGGGACAAGGCACGTCAAAAGACCTTGACTGACATTTATGACGTGGCGGCGGAGCTGTTAAATGTGCAAGCTCGCCGTAACGCCAAACAGGGCATTAGCTTTGACATTGACATGGCAAGCTATGAGCTGTTTGCCAGTGGCTTTGCCTATGACGAAACGCCTGACCAGCAAAGTGCCATTGAAGCGGTGATGTTTGACATGAAACAGACTAAGCCCATGGATAGGCTTATCTGTGGCGATGTGGGTTTTGGCAAGACAGAGGTCGCCATGCGGTCGGCATTCATTGCGGTGCAGGCAGGCTATCAGGTGGCGGTGCTTGTGCCAACCACGCTACTGGCGGGGCAACACGAGGACAGTTTTAAGGACAGATTTGCTGATTGGGCGATTAAGGTGGAAAGCCTGTCTCGTTTTGTTGGCAAAAAAGCCCAAGACAAGGTACTGGCTGACCTAGCAGATGGTAAGTTGGATATTGTCATCGGTACGCACAGGCTTTTGCAAGATGATGTCAAATTTAAAAATCTGGGCTTGATGATAATTGATGAAGAACATCGTTTTGGCGTACGCCACAAAGAAAAAATCAAAGCCATGCAAGCGGACGTGGATACGCTCACGATGACCGCCACGCCCATTCCACGCACGCTGAACATGGCATTATCGGGTATGCAGGACATTTCTATCATTGCCACACCGCCTGCCAGACGGCTTGCCATTAAAACTTTTGTCGCTGAAAAGAGTGAGCAGACGACCAAAGATGCGATTTTGCGTGAGATTTTGCGTGGGGGGCAGGTGTATTATTTGCACAATGACGTGGCGAGCATTGACACGGCGGCGGAGAACTTGTCCGAGCTTATCCCTGAGGTGCGTGTGGGCGTGGCTCATGGGCAAATGGCGGAAAAAGAACTCCACGATGTCATGAGTGATTTTTATCACAGAAAAACCAACGTGCTTGTTGCCAGTACCATTATTGAGACAGGCATTGACGTGCCAAATGCCAATACGATTATCATCAACCGAGCCGATAAGTTTGGACTTGCCCAGTTGCACCAACTGCGTGGGCGAGTGGGGCGGTCTCATCATCAGGCGTATTGTTATTTGTTTGTGCCGTCCATTAAGGGGCTGACGGCTGATGCCAAAAAACGCCTTGATGCCATTAGCCGAGCCAATACGCTTGGGGCAGGGTTTATGCTGGCGAGCGAAGATTTGGAGATTCGTGGGGCGGGCGAGATTTTGGGCAAGGAGCAGTCGGGCAATATGCAGACCATTGGTTTTGGGCTGTATATGGATATGCTAGAACGTGCCACAAAGGCGATAAAATCGGGCAACACGCCAAGTCTAGCGACCCCGCTTGACTTGGTGAGTGATATTAACATTCATGCGTCTGCCTTGATACCGAGCGATTATTTGGCGGACGTGCATGAGAGGCTTTTGTGCTATAAGCGTATCGCCAATGCCGAGACGGTGGACGAGCTAAATGAGATGCGTGCCGAGATGATAGACCGTTTTGGGGCGATGCCGACCGCCCTTGCCAATTTGTTTTTGGTGCACAAA
- a CDS encoding thiamine phosphate synthase, producing the protein MSSPKLYLLTNDDEITTLIDKLERALDTGVVSLLQIRRKATLKQYDLATVYQEAELLVSLADKYDVDVVMNDDLELASHFCTGLHLGQRDGSVAVAREILGDDVVIGRTCHSDIALFKQAKKEGATYGAMGTVFASLTKPKAGLVSIPTLQKTANLGLPLCVIGGIALDNAYQLRDGLAGTPLEYIAVTADIMSHSSDTIAAKCRAWQLKLQNW; encoded by the coding sequence ATGTCAAGCCCAAAACTCTACCTACTCACCAATGATGATGAGATTACAACACTCATAGATAAATTAGAACGCGCATTAGACACAGGCGTGGTATCGCTACTGCAGATCCGCCGAAAGGCAACGCTTAAACAATATGACTTGGCGACAGTTTACCAAGAAGCTGAGCTTTTGGTCAGCCTTGCGGATAAATATGATGTCGATGTGGTGATGAATGATGATTTGGAGCTGGCATCGCATTTTTGTACGGGACTGCATCTGGGGCAGCGAGACGGCAGTGTGGCGGTGGCACGAGAGATTTTAGGCGATGATGTGGTGATTGGTCGCACTTGCCATTCGGACATCGCATTATTCAAGCAGGCCAAAAAAGAAGGTGCGACCTATGGGGCGATGGGCACCGTGTTTGCCTCTTTGACCAAGCCAAAAGCAGGGCTGGTATCCATTCCGACACTTCAAAAAACCGCCAATCTAGGCTTGCCATTATGCGTAATAGGTGGCATCGCACTTGATAACGCCTATCAGCTTAGAGATGGGTTGGCAGGCACGCCACTAGAATACATCGCAGTGACGGCAGACATCATGTCACACAGTAGTGATACCATCGCCGCCAAATGCCGAGCATGGCAACTAAAATTGCAAAATTGGTAA